The genomic stretch TGCAAGTGCTAtcaattataaacacacacacacacacacacacacacacacacacacacacacacacacacacacacacagttataagCTTCATTATCACATTATTTTACGAAGTAAAAGGCTATTCATCATGATTCAAAACTAGCCttacacacctaaacacacaaaatcactcTCTTTTTTAACAGACCAAACCATTAAACAATTTcaaaacatcttaaaaaaaaaatgcttttgatATGTGCCAAGTGCTAAGCAAGGATGCATCAATATCTAACTGATGTGGGAGTGACCTACTCATGGGGACGTGATTTTTTAATTAGTGACATTTAAGTTCTTCTCATGCCGTGTTTCATGTTTAAGATATTACCGTGTTTAAACAGAGCATGAGGGCAGCCCAGATGAGTGTGCAGAGCGTGTGAGCGATGTCATTAAAAATGAGCTCTAAGTGTCATTGCACCTTgacttctgatcaaagtaaagCGCTCGGTACACGCATGAGATgtttatacagggagtgcagaattattaggcaagttgtatttttgaggattaattttatttgaggatttaatttgaacaacaaccatgttctcaatgaacacaaaaaactcattaatatcaaagctgaatatttttggaagtagtttttagttttagctattttagggggatatctgtgtgtgcaggtgactattactgtgcataattattaggcaacttaacaaaaaacaaattcatacccatttcaattatttattttaccagtgaaaccaatataacatctcaacattcacaaatatacatttctgacattcaaaaccaaacaaaaacaaatcagtgaccaatatagccacctttctttgcaaggacactcaaaagcctgccatccatggattctgtcagtgttttgatctgttcaccatcaacattgcgtgcagcagcaaccacagcctcccagacactgttcagagaggtgtactgttttcctccttgtaaatcgcacatttgatgatggaccacaggttctcaatggggttcagatcaggtgaacaaggaggccatatcattagattttcttcttttataccctttcttgccagccacgctgtggagtacttggacgtgtgtgatggagcattgtcctgcatgaaaatcatgtttttcttgaaggatgcagacttcttcctgtaccactgcttgaagaaggtgtcttccagaaactggcagtaggactgggagttcagcttgactccatcctcaacccgaaaaggccccacaagctcatctttgatgataccagcccaaaccagtactccacctccaccttgctggcgcctgagtcggactggagctctctgccctttaccaatccagccacgggcccatccatctggcccatcaagactcactctcatttcatcagtccataaaaccttagaaaaatcagtcttgagatatttcttggcccagtcttgacgtttcagcttgtgtgtcttgttcagtggtggtcgactttctgcctttcttaccttggccatgtctctgagtattgcacaccttgtgcttttgggcactcagtgatgttgcagctctgaaatatggccaaactggtggcaagtggcatcttggcagctgcacgcttgacttttctcagttcacgggcagttattttgcgccttggttttccacacgcttcttgcgaccctgtcgactattttgaatgaaacgcttgattgttcgatgatcacgcttcagaagcttggctattttaagactgctgcatccctctgcaatatatctcactatttttgacttttctgagcctgtcaagtccttcttttgacccattttgccaaaggaaaggaagttgcctaataattatgcacacctgatatagggtgttgatgtcattagaccacaccccttctcattacagagatgcacatcacctaatatgcttaattggtagtaggctttccagcctatacagcttggagtaagacaacatgcataacgaggatgatgtggtcaaaatactcatttgcctaataattctgcactccctgtagatgAGTGTTCACACATGGCAGGTTCTTTGCAAGCTCGGCTCACTGCTTCACTGTAGTGCACACCATTTttttcatatcttttttttcatatcttactttttacattGCATTGTCGATCGGAAGGGTATGAATTCGAATCCCAGCATGCAAAGATGATGCTcatgggcccttaaccctcacctgctcagctgtataaataaattcattgtaagtcgctttggacATAGGCATGTTCTAAATGCCATGTAATTGTCACAAGTGTAACACAAATGGTTCAAGTGAGAGTTTGTGTGAAGTTACTTAGTACTGTGATGAAACTGGGACATTGAACTGcataaattattcaaatatagtTCTTGTACTTTCAAATAGACTTAAATATCATTTGAAAGTGAACCCTTTAACCGGAATAGAAGTGTAAAAGGAAATCTAAACAgggtatttgtacttttacaagTACAGAAATAGGGCACTTCAGTCACCACAGAATTATTTTTGTATGCACACAATTCACTGGACCTCGTGTGTATTTTTTAAGACCACACTCTGCATGCTCAAATTGGCCACCTCTTTATAAATGCTGTTAAAAAACTTCAGTTGAACAATTTCATAGAACACGGTTTGCATTTTTTGATCATTAATACAGAAAAATCTATTGTTCTTAATTCAGGCCATCGGTTTAATTAATAGCAAAAGGCATGTACACCACGGTTATATCACAAACAGACATATCACGTGGAATCAGCTGCTTGTATTGGAGCATTCCTTATGAGTCGTAGTGAAGGAGATACAGACACCCTTATCTGTACTGATGCATTCGTAGTGTTAAGTATTTAAACAGGtacatgtgtggttttttttttttagcttgtgcTTACTGAAAGTGCTTACAATAAAAACGCAAAGCAAATTGCATATGTCAATACGTGTGACTGTGCAAAGACCTGTAACAGGCTGATATCGTAATTCCACTCCTCACCACAGGGGGCTCTCTTCCACATCACTAAagtgaagcaggaaaaaaaaataataattagttggGGATTAGTGTAGTTTGAAACTAAAGTAAGGAGAAAAGATGAGATGAGAGGGGGAACACTAAAGGTGAGGAGGGGACAGAAGAGGAGAGGACAGGACGAGTGATTGAGCGAGTGAGTGAAGTGAGGGAGAGACAGTTTTAATGATGCTGAAAATTGGCCAGTGTGCACCGACTACCCTTGCAGTAAATCATTGCTACAGCTTGCCGTCAACTTATCTGTCCTCTTGTCCTCCTATCGGGCTGCTCCCACGTCCACCGTTCACACTCGGCCTCCTCCCCTCACTTGCACGCACTCTATTTTCTTCTCCCGAGCCGTCTATCTCTCTCACTTCTCTCCCTCACTAATTTTATGAGGAGGTATTCAAAActtccatctccacaccataTTTGCCTTGTCACAGTAAATCTTATGTTAGgagtatgtatgcgtgtgtgtgtgtgtgtgtgtgtgtgtgtgtgtgtgtgtggcaaaatCACTGCTTCTGAGAAAGGGATATGAAAAAGGACATGAGGCCAGTGTGTACTTGTCAGTGACATGGTAGCCTGTGTGCACAAACATGACACAGACAGAAACGGCCATAAGAACTAGTGATAGCAAATCACACCATGACATTATGATAGAGATtttatgatctctctctctctctctctctctctctctctgtgagtgtgcgtgtgtgtgcatgtgtgtgtaaattgtgtacCTGAGCATAATGTTTCTGTGGTTAGGCAGGAGGAGAGCCATCTCTTCTCCAGAGCTATTCCCACCTGACTGAAACACTTCATACTCCTCTTCCTGTGACACAGAAACGCATGTatgatttacataataataaaagaaaaacagaacttatagcattttattacttttgatCTGATAGCGTTATAGCTGGAAGATGCCAGGTTTTTGCATtgcatgtaaaatatattgGGATGCACTTGTTCTTCTTAAtatgtttgttaaaatattaataagaagGCAGAGTTATGCTGGGCCGTTATGAAGGCGCTAAAGATTaattctgggggaaaaaaagcataagCAAAAATGAGCACGGAAATGgcgtatataaaaatgttttactgtaaGTATAAAGTATCATTATTCAAAATATTACCACCGGCTTTactaaataacatttttgccaagaaataaatcaaaatgcGCAACAGTAAATCTTACCGACTCTGAGCTGTGcacgtgtgggtgtgtgtcctCACTAGCCTGGTGTGGGGAGCAGAGTGGAGCGGGTTGACTTATTACCACGGCCTGAGACGAGTGCAGGATTCGTGGGGACGGAGGTGGAGTAGTGGGCAGAACAAGGAGATGTTCAGCCTGGGGCTGCTCACAGAGGCTGTAGTGACTCAGAGGCCTTAGTGCCTCAGGATTCTCATCTTCCGACTCGGAGAGGGAGCTGTCTGCTTGATCTATGCATCAAAACACAGCAGTATTGAATGGGATGCAATTTCCCACGTGATCATTTCATTGAATTTACAGCCTCTGCTTTGTAGGattgagtttgtttttttgcaaaatcaCAGAAGAGGATTACTGTATCGGTAATGTAGTggcttgtgtatttttttttaatggcagtgTGCAATGTTGTGCTGCATGACCATAAGCAAGATAAGATCAGGATCAATCCAGTCACTCACTACTCTGCAACAACTCGGTCAAGCTCCATTTAGAGCCGCTCAGGGTCTCCAGCCTCTGCTCCAGCTGGTGGATGTACTCAATCACCTCCTACACACATgcaacaagcacacacacacacacaaatttaaaaaaatacacaaacacttccAATAATATTCGAAGTTAAACTGTAACAATGaccaaatcaaaacaaaaagcaaccCAGTCAGGAATTTAAAAGACGACCGAAATGATCAAAGTGtaaagcataaaataaaaaaataataataatttcactaTGCATTTACGCCATAAATTAAAGCATTGCTCTATTTAATATCGTCTAATATTGAATCTACACTTAATCTAATTATGATCTATATGACAAAATGAATTTGTTAACACACTGCTGTGGACAGAGCATCTCCTCCTTCCAAAGAAAGCTGCTCATTAAGCTATAAGTAGAAGATCTGTTGCTGAGCATGAGCTCACATGCTGTTCACTCTCAGATTTAGATTTAACAATATCAAATGAAGTGCGGGCggtaaaaatgtacaaatacgCCCTTAAATTGTCATatgacacatttattattttgcacattCATTGCACTGATTTATGTGTTTTTGTCAACGAAACtgttgtaacttttttttaattttttttatagttaagCAACTCCTACCAGCTACATGTATTTATCGTGCTTATGAGCGAGAGCTAAGTGATAAAGCAGTCTGCCTTTTTCTCAGTTTGCAGTTGCTCCTTTTCCTTCTGTGCCACCCGGAGACTGGCCTTCAGTTCCTGCAGCTCTCTTCGAGTTTCACTCAGCTgaacctgtacacacacacacacacacacacacacacacacacacacattcatacacatacacgcaaCCATAACGCCGAGTCAGAAACGAGTTAtcacctgcaattttgtaactCGAGTAATGGTGGAGTTTGCACTCACCCGGTTGCAGTCTTTCTCTCGCCCTAGCTCCACCTCTGCTTTGTTCCTTTCCATCCTTTCCTCCAGCAGCTGCTCTTCCTTCTGCTTGATCTCATCATTTAGCCTGTCCAAATGCGTCCTGATCATCTACagagacaacacagacacactctgaaaagcaatatacagtatgtttttattttttttttgtctaaccATATCTGGGCATTCTTCATTCTTAAACAATAAATCTTgggcttcttttttttagtttgggGGCCTCATTCATAATGACTTCAGACATttataaatctattttaaatgatttctaCAATGtccttgaaaaaaaataagtccCTAAATACTTCTTAGTTCTTGTTGATTAATaacacatcatttaaaaaataatggtAATTTTCTCAGCAGAAATGGTAGAAATTTATGCCCCAGTAGTTCATAATGATTTATTCGACAGAGTCTaattgagttaaaaaaaaaaaaaaaaaggaaaaaaagaaaaaagggctCTCGTAGTAATGTGCCATTGGGGAGGCTATTAAAGAGCCACACATTCATTTGTGTATTTAGTTCTGAATTAAattagatatacacacacacacacacacacacacacacacacacacacacacacacacacacacacacacacacattatacttgGTCTGACAAACTTTCATTTCAGTTCTTTGGTTCTGCAACCAAATTAATgctatttaatacatttttctttttaatagagTATGTCCCATTTTATAAAATTCTgatgataaacatttttttttacttatcaaTGTTTATGCTTATTTCCCCCCATTATCACTCATCCCATAAGTCACCTCAGTGCTACACTGtagactctctctctcctgcaccCAGCTGGCACGAGCCTCCCGCAGTGCCAGGTTGGCATCTGCCAGCTGCAGGGTGAGTTGTGCCGCTTGTAGTCTGGCCTGATGAAGGTCGGCCTGGCCACTGTCCCTCTGTGCGGCCATGTCTCTGATCTCACTCCGCAGACTCTCAACACAGCGTTCACGGGCACTCAGTCGCTCCTGAACACCGCGTAGGTCTGCCAAAGCCAATTCATTGGCTGCCTGCATCACAACACCATGTTAAGCAGATATCGCAATACAGTAGAATCCTGCAAAGCTACTACTTCAGCTTGTGTGGGAACGTGATAATACACTGTGTGTGAATATCTGTTGTTCTGTAAGTAATGTAAAGTGGGAGGGTGATGACAGATTCTTAAAGTACCTCTGCTTGAAATATGAAGTCTGTATCTGTGTAGGAGTCTGTATGTGTGTCGAAGTGTGAGCGTGGGTGTAGGAGTGTGAGCGTGGGTGTAGGAGTGTGGCTATGGGTGTAGGAGTGTATAAAATAAGATGTGATGTCAGTGGGTTTTGATTGCATGTACACTCTGCAGGTAATAATTAGTTTAAACACACATGCATCCGAAAGAGAAACAGCGTCTTTGTGACACACCTCCTTCCTGTGTGCGCTGTTTAGTTTGTGCGTCAGCGTGGTAATGGCGTCTCGTAACTGCAGGGCGTGCGTGTCTCTCTGAGCCAGGGAACTTCTCAGACTCTGGAACTCTGTAGATAGGCTATGCAGCTCCTTCTCTGTCTGCTCCAGCTTCATCTaacagaagacacacacacacacacacttcgttTACCTTTTCAAATTAACCATGACTGATTGAACCATAGAGATAACCCACCCTGTGGTTTTCCCTGTCTGTCTGCGGGTTGGGTGGTTTGCATGCATTAggcaaaatatatttacacataacACAATAGAGTCAAACCCACATTCAAATCACATTAAAATCCAACACCCTCAACCACATAAACACAACAATGGAAAACATTCACCATAACTCTAAATGCCCCAGCATTCATTAGTGGTCTCCAGGCATAAACACTCTCTCAAAACCATTCTCAACAATCACTATGATAGCATTTAACTGTATTACTATGCATTTAACTGTTACACAATGCTGTTGTATTCTCAGTTCTGTTGGTCGGAATGTGTTCATCCACacaaaatatgggtttataaatGCACACTTACAAAAATGGTGTTGTTTATATAGTAACAGCTATTAGCTAAATGAACTGCATTGTGTAAGTGCCCATAAACAAACTTACAATAGTTGTAATATGGGAAAGTCATTAGTATGCGCTTTGTAGGTATTTGGTATCACGACAAGCTGCTCTTTTGTCTTACTCTCAAACGAAAGAGGCCTGTGAGGGGACAGCTGTTCATAGCTGTTGTAATATAAGAAAACACTGCAAATTTTCCACTTCattaaatgtagctataaaCAGCAAACTCAATATCATTCTTTGATAAACACTGGCATACTTAAACTGCTGGGGCATACAAGGAATAAATCCGCTTAGGATGTACCCTTATAGAAACTTAGATCGACTATGCAGTGGAAGTGCTGTCACACCAcatctaataaataattatacattatatagtacATACATATTGTTGAAGTAATTATGTTTGACCAGGAGAATGCCTAATGTTTAAATACAGGTTTGAATATATTGCATCTTAGGCTTGACATCCACCTTAATATTCTTGTGTTCagcttctatttcttttttttgggctGCAGCTTTTTTGGCTCGCTCCTTCACCCTAAggtaaagaaatacaaataaaaatcagtgtTCACAATGACAGACCTTATGTTTTTCCCCGATTAAATTGAAAAATGCAAACATGATATTACACATATGCAAGTAATTTATTGCATCTTTGGCTGATGCTGTGACACATGCTGTTGTATTGGGCTTATACTGCTTTTACTAGGTGAGGAAGCTCTTATGCTAGGACCAAATTAGCAGACACTTATAGAAATAAGAACACTTATAATGAATTGGAAACCATTTGGGATTTGCCCTCTGTGTGAATGGATCCTTACTGAAATCTTGGATTTGGAAAAGTCTGTGTGCAACATTAATATGTAAATGGGACAATCTTACTTCGGGAAAGTCCAGAAAAATGTTGAAAGCTTCTGATTAAATTATGTCACTGAATTAGATTTTGTGTGCAATTGGTAGGGTAACTTGGGGTCAAGCCTACTTCATTATTGTGGCCTTTTCTTATGCGGTCCGGTTACCTACAGGCAGGAGGTCTTACCTCTCTagatctgtctctctctccaggGCTTTCTGGGTGAGCACCCTGATGTCGTCCTCCAGCTGGCTGATCCTCTGCCCACTGGCCGCTTCTTTAACTTGCAGGGCCTGCTTCTCCTCCTGCAGAACCCCGGTCAGAGCTGCCATCTTCTAAATTAGAGCAATTTTTACAGTATGATAAATGACAACATGTAGACCAGCAGACAAGAGAAGAACTGACAGATGCTACAAAACAGCACTTTGTCTACAAAGGGAATATTAGTCTTCTACCTCCTGCTTCTTCTTCATGTCCTCCATTTGCTCTCTGGTGTGCCTGAGTTCCCCTTCCAGCTCCTTGCTCCTCTGCTCCCATGCCGCTTTGGTCCTTTCTAAGCACTTTCGCTCATGTTCACGGCTTCTCTCTGCTACTTCTAGAGCCAGTAATAAGTCAGCCCTCTCTTTTAGACACTCCTCCAGCCGGCTCTGGAGAAAGACAAGAATTTATAAAATCACTCAGATGTGTAATGGTAATGGAGGGAAACATTTTTTTGGGTCACCACT from Silurus meridionalis isolate SWU-2019-XX chromosome 16, ASM1480568v1, whole genome shotgun sequence encodes the following:
- the calcoco1a gene encoding calcium-binding and coiled-coil domain-containing protein 1 isoform X1 translates to MEKEWTVEFQNMGSSYFPQSRVECHYSISAQHSWASSDWIGLFKVGWSSLRNYHTFVWALVPSNYKEGTDVNCCVHFQACYLPGPSAEQYQFVYVDGKGEVCSCSSAFTFCAPKPLEELVTLEQTLEGGEVSEDMLVVIPKAELLQSRLEECLKERADLLLALEVAERSREHERKCLERTKAAWEQRSKELEGELRHTREQMEDMKKKQEKMAALTGVLQEEKQALQVKEAASGQRISQLEDDIRVLTQKALERETDLERVKERAKKAAAQKKEIEAEHKNIKMKLEQTEKELHSLSTEFQSLRSSLAQRDTHALQLRDAITTLTHKLNSAHRKEAANELALADLRGVQERLSARERCVESLRSEIRDMAAQRDSGQADLHQARLQAAQLTLQLADANLALREARASWVQERESLQCSTEMIRTHLDRLNDEIKQKEEQLLEERMERNKAEVELGREKDCNRVQLSETRRELQELKASLRVAQKEKEQLQTEKKEVIEYIHQLEQRLETLSGSKWSLTELLQSNQADSSLSESEDENPEALRPLSHYSLCEQPQAEHLLVLPTTPPPSPRILHSSQAVVISQPAPLCSPHQASEDTHPHVHSSESEEEYEVFQSGGNSSGEEMALLLPNHRNIMLSDVEESPLW
- the calcoco1a gene encoding calcium-binding and coiled-coil domain-containing protein 1 isoform X2 — protein: MEKEWTVEFQNMGSSYFPQSRVECHYSISAQHSWASSDWIGLFKVGWSSLRNYHTFVWALVPSNYKEGTDVNCCVHFQACYLPGPSAEQYQFVYVDGKGEVCSCSSAFTFCAPKPLEELVTLEQTLEGGEVSEDMLVVIPKAELLQSRLEECLKERADLLLALEVAERSREHERKCLERTKAAWEQRSKELEGELRHTREQMEDMKKKQEMAALTGVLQEEKQALQVKEAASGQRISQLEDDIRVLTQKALERETDLERVKERAKKAAAQKKEIEAEHKNIKMKLEQTEKELHSLSTEFQSLRSSLAQRDTHALQLRDAITTLTHKLNSAHRKEAANELALADLRGVQERLSARERCVESLRSEIRDMAAQRDSGQADLHQARLQAAQLTLQLADANLALREARASWVQERESLQCSTEMIRTHLDRLNDEIKQKEEQLLEERMERNKAEVELGREKDCNRVQLSETRRELQELKASLRVAQKEKEQLQTEKKEVIEYIHQLEQRLETLSGSKWSLTELLQSNQADSSLSESEDENPEALRPLSHYSLCEQPQAEHLLVLPTTPPPSPRILHSSQAVVISQPAPLCSPHQASEDTHPHVHSSESEEEYEVFQSGGNSSGEEMALLLPNHRNIMLSDVEESPLW